Within Amycolatopsis sp. cg5, the genomic segment CTTTTCAGCTGCCTGGCCGAATGCCGGGGCAAGGGTGTCTCCGCCGAACGCGTGGTCACCGCGCTGGAGATCGCCTCGGCCTCGGGCATCGCGCTGTGCAAGGGGCAGAGCCTGGAAGCGGAGATCACCGAGAACTCGATCCGGGACGTGGCCACCTATCTGCGCATGATCGACGGCAAGACCGCCGCGTTGTTCCGCTGTTCGTGCCAGTGCGGCGCGGTGCTCGGCGGCGGCTCCGACGAGCAGGTGGACGCGCTGGGCCGCTATGGGACGCATCTCGGGCTCGCGTTCCAGATCATCGACGACCTGTTCGCGTTCACCGGCGACACCGAGACCATCGGCAAGCAGACCACGAGCGACATCCGCAACCGCAGGCTCACTTTGCCGATCCTGCTGGCTTACCAAAGCGGCGACGCGCAGGACGTGCGCGAGCTGGACATGGTCTTCGAAGGCGGCTTGGTCCCTGAGAAAGCGCTCGCGATGGTCAGTGACGTGCTGGTGAGCACCGGCGCGCTGACGGCGGCCCGCAAGATGGCCTGGGAGCACGCGACCTCCGCCCAGGACGCGCTGGCCACGTTGCCCGCCACGGCCCACCGAGACCGGCTGCACTGGTTCGCGGGCCACGCGGTCGAGCGGGTGTCCTGAGTGGACACGGTGAAGGCGCACTTCGAAACCTGGCGGCCGTACACGACCACCTACGTCGGCCTCGTCGGCTTGGCGGGCGCGACGCTCGCCGCCCCCGATCCGTCCGGCTGGAGCCTGCTGGGCGCATGGGCCGTGCCGACGCTGGGCTGGCTCGCCGGGCTCTACGGCGGTGACTACTTCGACCGCGAACTCGACGCCATCGCGAAGCCGCATCGCCCGATCCCGTCCGGCCGGATGACCGCTCGCGGCGCGCTGGTCGCGATGGCGCTGTGTGTCGCGATCGGCGCGGCGGCGGCGCTGGCGCTGAACTGGCGGACCGTGTTCCTGGTCGTGGCCGCGCTGGTCGCCGGCGTCTCGTACAGCACGTTCTTCAAGGCACGCGGGCTGTCCGGCAACCTGGTCCGCGGCGGGCTGACGGCGTTCGCGTTCCTCTTCGGCACCATGATGACGGCGACGTATCCGCCGCTGAACCTGCTCGCGGTCGCGGGGTTGTTCTGGCTGCACGACGCCGGGACGAACCTCGTCGGCGCGCTACGGGACCTCGACGGTGACGCCGAGGGCGGCTACCAGACGCTGCCGGTGCGTCGCGGTGTCACGGTCTCGTTGGCCTGCGCCACCGGCTTGTACGCGCTGTGGCTGCTGATCGCGCTCACGCTTCCGATGAGCCCGGGTTACGCGGTGATGCTGGGTGTCGCGGCCGCGCTGGGTGCGTCGGCACTCGTCGTCGTGCTGCGCGCACCTCGTCCGCTGCCGCGCAAACCCGCGCTGCGGGCGCACGAAATCCTGGTGCTGGAACGGATCGTGCTCGCCTGCGCGCTGCTGTGCCAGGGAGCGGGACCGGGGTTCGCGGTGCCGCTGGCCGTCGTCGCGGTTTCGGTGACCTGGCTGGCGCAGCACTACATGCGGCATCGCTACGAGTTCGCACCGACGCTGGGAGTGGTGGCCGGGCCATGACACGAGTCGCACTCGACACCAGTCTCGCCCGCGCGGTGGACGCACTGTTCGCGCGCCGCCGTGCGGACGGGTCGTGGCAGGACACGCTGCCGTCGGCCGCCGTCTCGACCGCGTCCGCGATGGTGGCACTGCGTTTCGCCGACCCGGACAAGTCGGCGGCCTTGATCGCGGGTGGCGCGCGGTGGCTGCGGGAAACGCAGAATCCCGACGGCGGCTGGGGTGACGCGGTCGGCGCGCCGTCCACACTGAACGTGACCCCCTACGCCGTGGGTGCGCTGAAATTCCTGGAGCCCGAAGCGTCCGCGGACCACGTGCGCCGCGGCCTGGAGCGGATCGAGCGCTTCGGCGGCATGGCGGCTGTCGGTGACCGGGAACAGTGCCGGCTTTTCGTGATGTGCGAGCAGTTCCTGGCGTGGGCGGGGCTGCACGACGAGAACAAGATCATGCGGCTGCCGATGCAGGTCGTCCTGCTGCCCCGGTGGCTGAGACAGAAGGTCTCGTTCACGGTCCCGTTCATTCTTTCTTGGGGCCTGATGCAGGCGAACACCCGACCGGCCGGGCGGATCCGGCGGGCGATCAACCGGCTCTGCGAACCCCGAATCCTGTCCTATTTGGACGACCTGCACGAGTTCGAAGGACCGGGCGGCGGCTACCAGGAGTCCCCGTTCATGGTCGCGCTGGTGTGCATCGGGCTGGCGCGCGCCGGTGTCCGGCCGGACATCGTGCGCCGGTGCGTCGACTATCTGCGCGCGACGGTCCGCCCTGACGGCGCGTGGCCGGTCAACCGGGACCTCGAACTGTCCGCGACCACCTTCGTCACGCACGGCCTGCAGGACGCGGGCGAACGCGAGCGCCTGGCGCCGACGCTGGACTGGATCCGCCGCTGCCAGCGCGACGTCGCGTTCCCCGCGACCGGCTGCCCACCCGGCGGCTGGGGCTGGTCGCTGCGCTGTGGCTGGCCGGACACCGACGACACGGCCGACGCGCTCATCGCGCTCGCACGGGCAGGCCACGACCGCACCGACGGCCAGGTCCGGAGCGGGCTCGACTGGTTGCGCGCCATGCAGAACCGCAACGGCTCCTGGAGCTGCTTCACCACCAACAACCCGATCGACCTCGACGCGGCCTGTTCGGTGATGAGCGCGCACGCGGTGACGGCGTTGCGCGAGGCGGGCGGCCTGACCGTCACCGACGAGCCGATCGCCAAGGCACTGCGCTGGTTCGCCAAGACGCAGCGCCCGGACGGCGCGTTCACCTGCCCCTGGTACCGCGGCCTCACGGCGGGCACCGGCGCGGTGCTCGACGCGCTCGGCGGGCTCGGCCTGGCGGACAGCGCCGTCGCCCACCGCTGCTCGGAATGGCTGCTGGCCAACCAGAACGCGGACGGCGGCTGGGGTCCCGGCTCGACGGCCGAGGACACGGCGTGGGCGTTGCTCGGCCTGCTCGGCGCGGGCGCGCACGGCCATCCCGCCGTCGCGCGCGGCGTCGAGTGGCTGACCAGGAACCAACGGCCGGACGGGCTGTGGGAGCCGGACCTGCTGGGCGTGTACTTCCTCGACCTCATGTATTCGTGCGATCTGCTGGCGACCGGCTACGCGGTACAGGCACTCGCCAGGTTCGGAGCCGACCATGGCTGACTTCGACGTCCTGATCTGCGGCGCGGGCGCCGGCGGCCTCACGCTCGCGCACTTCCTCGGCACCCAGGGCCGCCGGGTTCTGGTGGTGGACAAGCAGTCGCGCCCCCGCAACGTCCACAAAGGCGAGTTGCTCCAGCCGAGGACCGTCCAGATCCTCGAAGCGGCGGGCCTGGTCGAACCGCTCGCCGACCGGGGCGCCCGTACCGTGCGGCGGCTGACGTGCAACACCGCACAGGACGACGAGCTGATCAACCTGGACTTCGGCCTGCTGGACGCGCCGTACGACTACGGGTTGCTGCACTTCTACAAGGACTTCCGCGAGGTGGTCGGCGCCCAGCTTCCGTCCACTGTGGAGTATTGGCAGGGCACCCGGGTCGACGAGCTCCTGCGCGCCGACGGACGTGTTCGAGGCGCTCGGCTGATCCGGGGCCCGAAGATCATCGACGTCGAAGCCTCGCTGACCGTCGCCTGCGACGGCCAGGTCTCGCGGCTGCGCGACGACGCCGGGATCTCGGTGCACCGGCGGCTGTACGACCACCAGCTCGTGGCGTTCGAACTCGAGAACGCGCCGGAACTCGGCCAGAACATGACCATGTACCTGACGCCCGGCGGGCTGCGCGTGCTGTTCCAGATGCCCGGCGGGCGCGCGCGGCTGTACGCGCAGATCCCTGCGCAGAGCTTCCGGGGCGTGGGCAAGGCGGGGCTCGCTTCGTGGACTTCGGACCTGCTGCGCGCGGTGCCCGCGCTGGAACGGGTGGCCGCGCCGTTGCGTGCCGCGGCCGACGGCGTGCAGGTGCTGCCCGCGGCCCGGTTCCACACGCCGCGGTGGCACGTGCCGGGGCTGGTGCTGCTGGGCGACACCGCGCACGCCGTGCATCCGATGGTCGGCCAGGGCATGAACGCCGCGATCGGCGACGCCTGGAGCCTGGCCGCGCAACTGTCCACGGTGGACTCACTGACACCCGCGGCGGTCGACACGGCAGGCGCCCGGTACGAGGCCGACCGCCGCCCGGTGCTGGACTACGTCTCGCGCCTGAGCCACACCCTCGCGCTGCTCTTCACGAGCACGTCCCGCGGCGCCCGCCTGGTCCGCCCCCGCCTGCTCCGCGCCAACCGCGACAACAACGAGCTGCGCCACCGCATCGTCTACAACATGGCCGGGTTCAGCTCGGACCCCTTCACCACCTGGGCCCTGCGCTCCGCCCTAGGCCTCACCCGGCGCTGAGACCCGGGATAAAGCGGGCTTTACTCCCGGGGATAAAGCCCGCTAAATCCCCGGGAGTAAAGCAGGCTTTATCCCGGGTTGGAGGCCTTGAAGCGGCGGGCGAGGAGGAGCGCGGTCGCGCCGAAGCCGAGGCACAGGCCGGTCCAGACGCCCCAGCTTCCCCAGCCGAAGGCGTATGCGCAGGCCAGCATCGCGGGTACGCCCACGCCCCAGTAGCCGATGAGCGTGCAGCGCAAGCCCGAGGCGGTGTCGCCGAGGCCGCGCAACAGGCCGACCAGGATGTTCTGGGTGCCTTTGGAGAACTGCTGCGCGACCGCGAACAGCAGCAGCGTCGACGCCATGCCCAGCACGACCGCATCCGTCTCCCCACCCAAGAACGGCCACAACATCACCTGCGGCACCAAGACGTAGCCCAAGCTCACCACTGCCATGAACGACCACGACAGCGTGAAAGCCTGCCGCGCGATCACCGGGGCCAACTCCCGTTCGCCTCGGCCGGACGCGCGGCTGACCAGGATCGACGAGCCTTGGGACAGGCCGATGTTGCACTGGTAGACGATGTACGCCAGCTGGTTCGCCACGTTCGACGCGGCCAGCGCCGCCGGGCCGAAGGCGCCCATCAGGACCGTCGCGATCGACGTGATCGCGGCCTCTGAGCCGTAGGTGAAACAGATCGGCGTCCCGTGGCGGACGATGTGCTTGACGACCGCCGGGTCCGCGCGCCAGGCCGCGAGCGACACCATCGACCGGAGTTCCGGGTCGCGGCGGATCGTCGACGCGAACGCCGCCAGCGTGAAGAACTGGACCACCGTCGTCGCCAGGCCGACGCCCGCGACACCCAGTCGCGGCAACCCGGCCCAGCCGTAGATGAACGCGGCGTTGCACACCGCGTTGACCGCGATCGACACCAGCGTCACCGCCAGCAGCGAGCCGGGGCGGCGCAGGCCGACCGCGAACTGACGCAGCACGTTGAGCCACACCATCGGGAACAACCCGCCTGCCAGCGCGAACATCATCGCCCGCGCGAGCGAGACGATCTCCGGGCTCTGCCCCAGCAACGGCAACGCCAGCGCGAGTCCACAAAGGACCACAGCGCCACCGGCCGCCGCCAGGGTGGCCACCAGCAAAGCCGACCGGAGCAGCGAGCGGATCTCGTCACGGGCCCGGTCGTCGAGACCGCCCGCGCGCAGGTCGGCCTCGCCCGCCGCGGTGGCCACCAGGTTGCCGACGCCGGTGACCATGCCGACGCACATCGTCCGGATCTGGTTGTACAGCAGGATCGCCAGCCCGCCCGCCGCCACCGCCGACACGCCCAGCAGGCCGAGCATCGCCAGGTCGACGCTCGTCAACGCGACCTGCGCGAGCTGGATGCCCGCGATCGGCGCGGCGAGCGCCACGAGCGCGCGGTAGCCGGTCACCTGGGCCGTCATCGTCATGCGCTGACCGCCAAAGCCGGCGCGAACGCGTCACGCTCGGCGACCCGGACCGACACCGCGTAGGTGGTGAACCAGCGCTCGACCCGGCGGTGTGCCAGCTCGTCGAGCACGCCACGGGCCCGCAGCCACTCGTCGTCGTAGACGGAGTCGAGGTACTTCTCCCCCGCGTCGTTGCACAGCACCACGACCGTGCTGCCCGCCGGATACGCGAACAGCCGCCGCAGCGCGACGTGGATCGCGCCGCCGGTGGTGCCGCCGACCAGCAGGCCGGTCCGGCGCGCGACCACCCTGGCGCCGGCGAACGCGTCGCGGTCGGACACCCGGTGCGAGTCGTCGACCAGCGAGTAGTCGACGTTGGAGCCGATCGGGAAGCCGTCGGGGCTGCCGGCGCCGGTCTGGTGGTAAACCCCGGCCGGACCGCCGAAGATGATCGACCCGACCGGTTCGACCGCCACCGAGCGCGTCGTCATGCCCGAAGCGCGCAGCCCGCGCACGGTGCCGCACAGCGAGCCGCCGGTGCCGATGGCCGCGACGAGCACGTCGACCGTGCCGAGCTGACGCCGCAGCTCCGCCGCCAGCCCGCCGTACCCGTTGCTGTTGCCGGGGTTGTTGTGCTGATCGGGGTGATACGCGCCGAGCTCACGCGCGAGCCGAGCCGCGATCTCCCTGCGCTGCACCGAACTCGGGCCGCCGTCGCCCGAGCAGTCGGCGAACACGAGTTCCGCGCCCATCGCCGTGAGCATGCGCAGTTTCTCTCGGGCCGCGTGCTGGTCGACGACCGCGGTGAACCGGTAGCCGCGTTCCAGCGCGACCAGCGCCAGCCCGCAGCCGGTGTTGCCCGACGTCGGCTCGACGATGTGCCCGCCGGGGCGCAGCCTGCCGTCGCGTTCGGCCTCGGTGATCATCTGCCTGGCCATCCGGACCTTGCACGAGCCGGTCGGGTTGAGCTGGTCGAGCTTGAGCAGCAGGCGCGTCCCGGTGCCGGTGCGCGCCAGCTCCAGCAGCGGGGTGTCGCCGATCAGATCGGACGCGCGCTGGACGATGGTCATCGGATCTCCTGGATCGGGTACTCGGTGTCGACCTGCCAGCGGTCGCCGTCGGCGACCACCTTGGGTGGCAGCGGCAGCTGGTGGAAGCCGCTCTCGTTCTTGTCCATCTGGTAGCCGGCGGTGTTGGGGTAGACGAGCAGGTCACCGAACCGCGGCGCGGCGGGCAGCTCGACCGTGCGCCAGGTGAGCACGTCGTACTCCATGCAGCTCGACCCGGCGACGGCCGTCCGCACCGGGCCGCCCTCACCCGGCGCCGCGCTGACCAGGATCGGATCGGGCAGGAATTCGCTGCCTTTCCACTGCTCGGACAGGCTCATGCTCAGCCCGGCGACCGTCGTGATCAGGTGCTCACCGCTCGGTTTGGCGCCCAGCACGGGGAACACCGAGAACCCGGCGCCGTCGACCAGCGCGCGTCCCGGTTCGAGCAGCAGCTCGATCCCGGTCTCGCGCAGGCGGGTGGCCAGCGCGTCGTGCCGCAGGATCGCGGTGACCATGGCCGCGCCGGTCGGCGACTGGTGATACGGATACGTCCGCGCCGGATTGCGCCCGGCGTGGAACCAGCCGTCGTGACGCCCGGCCTCGAACCGCGCCCAATCGTCGGCGTCCACATAGGACACCGCGATCCCGCCGCCGATGCTGATCTTCGACGCGGGCTGCCCGAGCGCGCGGGCGTCCTGGCACAGCTCAATCAGGCGGGCGGCCAGTTCGGCGCGCGGAACGGGGTCGTACCCGTCGAGATGGAACGAGAATCCGCGCACCGTCACACCCAGTTCGACGCACCGGCGCACCACGGCTGGAAGCGCTTCCTCGGCGAACCCGAACCGGCTCGCCGGGGCCATCGGCGGCCGCACCCGCAGCAGCACCTCGGCGCCCTCGCCTAGGCGCGCGAGGCGTTCCAGCTCATCGGCCGCGTCCACGGCGATCAGGCAGCGATGCCGCGACGCCAGCCAGAGCAGCCCCTCTGGCTTGGCTGCACCGGTCACCCCGATCGACTCGCCGCGCACGCCGTTGCCCAGCGCGTGCACCAGTTCCGGCACGCTGGCGACGTCGACACCGGCGCCCGGCCGCGCGCATTCCCGCAGCCACGCCGAAGCCTTGTTCGCCTTCTTCCCGTAGTAGACGGTGCCCGCCACGCTCTCGGCGGCGAGCGCGTCGACCATCGCGGTCAGGTTCTCCGCGAACGTCGCCGGGTGGATCACGTGGAACGGCCCGCCGCCGACCGCGCGGGCGATGTCCCACAGCGTCGACGAGCCGCGCAGCTTCGGCGCCCATGGCCGTTCCAGCGCGGGCAGCGGCGGAGAATTCACGACCACAGGGCCACCTCGAGGCCGCGACCGGCCGCGATGGCACGCGCCGCGAGCGCGTGCGCCACCGGGATGTCCGTGATGATCATGCCGCTGCTGAACGCGAACACCCGGTCCTCGTCGCTGCGACGGCCCGCCGCCCGCCCGGCCAGGATCTCGGGCAGCTCGGCGTCGAGTGAGAACACGCCGTCCTGGCCCGCCATCCGCTGCCCGGTCACCTCGACCTGCGCGGCGTTGGTGGCCACCGTGTAGTCGGCCTCGGCGAGCGTGCCCTCCTGGACTCCCTTGCTGGCCACCGAAATCAGCAGCCCGCCCGGCGGCAGCCAGCCGAGCTGGATCTTCGGGTGCGCGGCACGGCCGGACGCCGCGACGACGATGTCGGACTCGCGCGCGGCGGCCTCGACGTCGTCGACCAGCTCGACCTCACGGCCGGGGAACTGGTTCGTCAGCGCCTCGACGCTGTCGCGGATGCCGTCGGGGTGCGTGCCGAACAGCCGCAGCCGCTCCAGCTTCGGCAACGCGGTGAGCAGGTACGGCAGCGTCCGGATCCCCTGCGCCCCGGTGCCGACCATCAGCACCGAGCGCGCGCCCGGCGCCGCGCATTCCCGCGCGAGCAACGCGGTCGTGGCAGGCGTGCGGGTCGCGCCGACGCGGTGACAGTCCAGCAACGCGAACGGGGTGCCGGTGGTGTCGTCGTACAGCGTGATGGTCGTGTAGTACTTCTCGGCCGACGTGCTGCCCTGGCGGTAGCTCGTCTTGAAGGCCGCCTGCTCCAGCGAGCCGTCGTAGCCGAGCATCGAGTACGTGACCGCGTCGCGCTCCGGGTCGGGGATCGGCACCATGAGCTTGGCCGGGTTGCGCGATTTCCCGGACGCGTACGCGAGGTAGCCGTCTTCGACCATCGTGATCGCCTCGTGCGGGGTGAGCTCCAGGTTGTGGAGATCGCCTCGGGTGAGGATGTGCAGGGTGGGCGGTTTCATGGGGTGAGCACCTTTCTCGTGGAAGCGATGGCGTCGACCAGCGGCAGGTCGTGACTGATGAAGAGCACGCCGGCACCGTCGGAAGCCGCCCGGCGCAGGGTCGTGGCCACCGCGGCGGTGGTGGCCGGGTCGAGCGACGCGGTCATTTCGTCGCACAGCAGGTATTTCGGCTCGCCGACGAGCGCGCGGGCGATCGCGGCACGCTGCAGCTGCCCGTCCGACACCTGACGGGGAAAGCGGTCGAGCAGGCTGATCGGGAGATCCGCGCGGTCGCACAGGCTTTCCCAGCCGACGTCGCCGTCGGCGCAGATCTCGATGGACCGGCGCAGCGTGAGCCGCGGGTCCATCGCCCGCCTCGCCGACTGGAACAGCATGGTCACCGGGCCGTCGCGCCGCACCTCGCCGCTGAGCGGCTTCGCGAGCCCGGCGAGCACGCGGGCCAGCGAAGTCTTGCCACCGCCGGAAGGCCCGACCAGCCCGACGATCTCGCCCGGCCGGACATCGAGGTCGAAGCCCGAAAACAGGACCGTGCGGCCGTGGCCGACAGTGACCGAACGCGCGGAGAGCATCCGTCAGCCTCCGTACCGGTAGTCGCCGGGCAGGTCGACGAGATCGGGCGTGGGGAACGGCAGCGGGTGCAGCCCGTTCTCCGGCAGCGCGGCCAGCAGGTCACGGGTGTACGGATTCCTGGGCGCCGCAAGGACTTCCGCGGCCGGACCGGTCTCGACGATCCGCGACGCGAACATCACCGACAGCTCCGCGTCCACACCGCCCAGCGCCTCGATGTCGTGCGTGGCGACGAGCACGGCACGGTCGGCCGCCAGCTCCGTGAGCAGCGAGACGACATCGCGTGACCGTTCGCGGTCGAGCGCCGAGGTCGGCTCGTCCGCGACGACCACCTCCGGATCACCCGCGATCGCGGCGGCGATGGCGGCACGCTGCAGCATCCCGCCGGACAGCTCGTGCGGGTACTTTCCGAGCGCGCTCGCTTCCAGCCCGACCAGGTCGAGCAGCTCACGCGGCCCGCGCTCGCCACGCAGCCAGCGCACGGTCTCGGCCAGCTGCCTGCCGAGTTTGCGCACCGGCGTGAAGCACGTCATCGCCGACTGCGGCACGACACCGATGCGGCCGTCACCGGTGGTCTTCACCCGCCCGCTGATCCGGGCCGAGGCGGGCAGCGTTCCCGTGACGGCCGCGCACAAGGTGGACTTGCCCGAGCCGGAACCGCCGATCACGAAGTGCGGCCTGCCCGGCGCCGCGACGAGGTCGGCTTCGGTGACCGCGTGCACCTCGCCGCGCTCGACCGGGATACGGACGCTGAGTCGATCGATCAGCAAGGTCATGCCGTCACCGCCGCTCTCGAAGCTGAAAAGGACCGTCCTACCACCGAAAGCGCCAGCGTCACGGCCACGATCGCGCCGGCGGGGAACACCAGCCGCCACCAATGCCCGAGCAGGAGCGCGTCGCCCGCGTCGGCGAGCAAGGTGCCCAAAGACGCTTGGTGCGGCGGTAATCCGACGCCGAGGAAGGACAAAGTGGACTCGTGCCACACCGCGTGCGCGACCAGCAGCACGACCGCCACCCCGGCCTGTCCTAACGCGACAGGCAGGAAGTGAACGCGCGCGATCGTCCACGACGGCACGCCGCGCAGCTTGGCGACCTCGACGTATTCCGCGTGCCGCACCGAAAGCAGCTCCGCGCGCACGACGCGGGCGATCGACGTCCAGTGCGTGAGCACCAGCGAAATCACGATAGCCACAAGGGAGCCGCGGAACATCGAGACGATCAGCAGCGACAGCAGCAGGCTCGGGATCGCGGTCATCGCGTCGGCCACCCGCATCCCGATCCGGTCCCACCAGCCGCCGAACGCGCCCGCCGCGATCCCGACCGCGAGCCCGATGACCGTGGACACCACCGCGGTGACCGCCGAGATCCCCAGCGACACCCGCATTCCCTTGGCCACCAAGGTGAACAGGTCCCGTCCCGACGAGTCGGTGCCGAACCAATGCCCGAAGCTGGGTCCCTGATCGGCGGCCGCGAAGTCGGTGATGGCCTCGTCGACCGGGAACAGGACGGGCACGAAGATCGCGTAGAGCGCCAGTGCCACGACGATCGCGGCGCCGCACCTGGCGGCCCGGCTCCACTCAGCCATCGGCTTCGATCCTCGGGTCGACGGCGATCGCGGCCGCGTCGGCCGCCAGGTTGCCGAGCAGCACCAGGCCGACGGTGAGCACGGTGACGATCGCCAGCAGCGGGAAGTCCATCGCCCGC encodes:
- a CDS encoding ABC transporter permease — protein: MAEWSRAARCGAAIVVALALYAIFVPVLFPVDEAITDFAAADQGPSFGHWFGTDSSGRDLFTLVAKGMRVSLGISAVTAVVSTVIGLAVGIAAGAFGGWWDRIGMRVADAMTAIPSLLLSLLIVSMFRGSLVAIVISLVLTHWTSIARVVRAELLSVRHAEYVEVAKLRGVPSWTIARVHFLPVALGQAGVAVVLLVAHAVWHESTLSFLGVGLPPHQASLGTLLADAGDALLLGHWWRLVFPAGAIVAVTLALSVVGRSFSASRAAVTA